TAGAACGTATACCTATAggcagacctagtggagtaatattgtaatagtaaattactccactaggtctgaaatacgTTTTAATCCCCTGGATcatgctacaaacataatgatcttataaaacatgatgcattgctgtgtctgttATCCCCTAATTGCCACTTTTGGACACAGTggctgtgtttttttgtttaaatagtcTTGCTTTAATGGACATTAATATAAGACAACAGTGCAAAAACAGTTTACTGTCAAgctgttatatatttattgtccaacattaccaatttttctgatgcatgtccttaatttaatttcatatgttggtattaattcagtgtttataatgctaatacttgaacttcaaagaattttaacccaaactgactgggttttatagagcaaaggttttgtgaaaaaagtgttagacttaaacacaaagtgtgtaaaataagcTGTAAAAaagatttgatgatcactagcgatagtattttattctgtgttgtcatcattcaggttggattttagctttaatgtatgtttttttttttaacatcgccatagaaactagtggactgccgagttgctttcaccccaaaatggcggtaAAGCAGGGCCGCTGCTGGGCgtcggtgttgcaatggaacattcTATTGAGtttcgcttcttgttagtgtttATTCTTTGGTAAAACCAAAGATGAGATGACATCAAGATGGCATCTTTCCTGGGAAGCAAGACAATGCCAGGCCTCAATCAGCATGTGCTACAACAGAGTGGTTTTGTAGACATGTGTTTGACTGTCTGCCTAGCAGTCCAGATCTGTCTCCTACTGAAAATATGTGGCCCATAATGTAAAGTAGAATCAGACAACAATGACTAGACTGTTGAGCAGCTGTTTTGTATCGGAAAAGATTGGGCAAAAATTTAACTTGCAAAACTTTAACAATTAGTATCccgaaacatttaaaaagtgtaACTAAATGGAAAGGTGATGGgtcacagtggtaaacatggctcTTTCCCAACTTTTTCttggagtgtgttgcagccatcaaatttctttatttacaaaatacacagttggtcagtgaaaactttgaaaatctttttttttgttgttgtacttttgtcagttaaataaagAGGGAATTGTCAACTCacaaacattttacaaaatatccCAAATTTTCAGGATTTGGGGTTGTACTTAAAGTACAGAACAGAAAGACCTGTTCAATTAATTTCATCTTTCATCCCTGTGGACTCGTTTAGCAAACAAGTCTGGACTGTCCTCTCACATGATACATTCACGATAATTGTTGCTGATAATGGAGAGGTACAACAAATATGCTTTCAAACACAGTTATATGCGTATACAGAGGGATCATGACAGACACacatttcatcatttttttattaaaaataacacttttcACTTATTTTGGATATTCATTTGAGCCTGAATTTTCTTTGACAGTCCTGGGTCAATGAAATGAtctgggagagagagagagagagagagagagagataatgtttgccttaaagggttagttcacccaaaaatgaaatttctgtcatcgagcactcaccctcatgttgtcccaaaccctTAAGACTTGTTTTAAGATTGtttttaactacctttctggatgtcaaaaggtgcaatgacgttgctgcctatgtgtggatgaGATAccttcggatttcatcaaaaatatcttaatttgtgtttcgaagatgaacaaaggtcttacgggtttgagggtgagtaattaatgacagaaatttcatttttggttgaactaaccctttaatttaagagtataatttaacataataatgataatgttactattatcatcatcatcatcatcattataaaCTCAAATAAGATTTAATTATGTGTTTAATTACATTAGCTCAAGGTAAATTTCTGATGTAATAAAAGCTCAACAAAAgtttttgaataataataaattattctaTGTGAGAAACAGACTATttacatgatgaaaaaaaatctaatacaTAAAACACATTCTGAATGTTATTGGGAGACTACTTCCAACCAAGTTATTTGCAAGAAAGTTTGCAAACGTGTCAGATAAGCGTAGGTAATACTTTTATTACATGGGACAGTTGAAAAAATATACCTGCTGCAAATTCACGAATATCCGTAGGCCTTTTCAGAAACACTTCCCTGTTAGAGACAGAAGGGCATAGATGAACAGTACAAAATGTGCTGCATAATCATGATGATCATAAAGCATAAAGACTTACCTTAAGAAGTCACTCAGTAACATTTCCACCTCTGGATGAGatcttaaatatttttcattagCTATCCTCGTCTTGATCTGGAGTAAGACATTTAATGTCGAAACATTTGCTTTATCAAAAACAATCACATTTcccatacattttatttaataggCCTATATCATAATCTCGTGTAGGCTACTTCACGACGTAATTTAGTAGACCTTTATTCATCTCCAATAATATTTGCAGACTTGTGAATAACTCAGCAGCAGAAAATTACCTTGAACTGATGCAGCTTCTCCTGCTGCTCGGGGCTTAAAGCGCCGAAATCGAGTTTCTCCAGAGCGTTTCTCTCCGCCATGACAGCGCGCTGTAGCGTCTATGCTCCTGTCACCCAAGCACCTGATGTTGACGTTTCAAGCATTCTGTTGCTAAGCAACACACACttctatgtattaattttaactttattataatttaaataagcTCTGAATTCAAAGAGTAATCACTgactgtattatttattttcctttttttaaccttgtattttatttatacaatatttaattttaatgtttaaacttGATTGTTCTAATTTGGTTGAACTTGCTAATATGTCTACAGTTTTTTTgcgaataaataaataatacattaatatataattaatcgATTTGTAGAACAGACTGgcattgttgtgtgtgttttttttaattgaacttGTGATTCGCACTGTGTTGTTTTTCAGTGGATGATTTCATTGGATGACGCCATTCCCTCTCAACAACAACGCGTCCTGTAAACAAAAAACAGTCTACTACTATAAAGAAGTGACTTGCTAAACCTACAAAATTAGTCATTCTTTGATCTCTTCAGCatacaaaatgaaactgatGGCATGTGAGACCCACTGGTAagtgatgttttattaatttaacgATGCTATAGACCTATTATATAGCTAGTCTTTTGTAACCATTTCGTAAATGTTCTCCTGTTTATTGTAGGCACTGTCGTTTGGTTATGCTAACTGTAACGTTACATTCATGCTTCATACATTAGGCGGATTTGGCAGATTTTGTTGCACATACTGAGTCGTGTTAACGCGTTATTGTCAATTCAAAGAACTGTTCTTGAATCTTGAAAGCACTTCTTGATCACACACACGTACAAATCCAAGCGTTAATAGATTCAGAGACTTGAGAGGAACCATTCGCAAAGTTTAATGGCAGTTTCAGAATAACCAGAGTAAATGATAGCTACAGAAGAAGACAACAGTAACAAATACGACAGTCGAAAAATGGTTGCCCAGAACTAACGTACAGTATGAAACAAACAAGATAACAAATAACACatgagcaaaaacaaacaagaagGCAAGATAGACACAGCACTGCATGTGAAATTACAAATAATGTCTAAAACTGTGCAGACAGTGACCTCTTGTGAATATTCTACACATAACACAAACTAAAGAGGCAGGGAAATATTGTAAATTAGGTGCCATCTGCCATTCTGGGAGGAAATACAaacttaaaacatttatattagccttcataatataatataatataatataatttttaattactttctaaaa
The sequence above is drawn from the Megalobrama amblycephala isolate DHTTF-2021 linkage group LG13, ASM1881202v1, whole genome shotgun sequence genome and encodes:
- the LOC125242812 gene encoding RIIa domain-containing protein 1 — translated: MAERNALEKLDFGALSPEQQEKLHQFKIKTRIANEKYLRSHPEVEMLLSDFLREVFLKRPTDIREFAADHFIDPGLSKKIQAQMNIQNK